Genomic window (bacterium):
CGTCAAGACCCCGCGCCTCTAGCGCTTCAATCACGCCGTCATAATGTTTGCTGTTGCCCGCCAGCATATAGGAACGAAGGCCAAGAAGGCCTATCGTCCCGCGACGGCCCAAGCGGGGTAACTTGCTCGGATCGGTACTAATCCTGCCCGCTAATCTCGGATGATAGACGCCAACCTCTGGATAGTCGACGGGAGGTATAACTTTCACCCTTCCTCGCAATACCCTGCGAGGCCCTGATGCGTAGCGATCGATAATCATGCGGACTAGATTGACGATATTATCATCGGAACCCGACAGCCAATATTGCAGCGCGAGAAAATATGCCCTTACGTCTTGGGCCGTCCCAGGAATAAACCGCAGGATTTGCGGTAAACGCTTCAGCATCTTCATCTGCTGTGCGCCGGCCGTCGTCGCTTTTTCCTTTGATCCACCACGCAGACGCTTCAAAAGGCCCGCAATGCCACCTGGCTCACCATCCATTTTGAAGCTGCCCATACGGGTCATCTTCATAACTTCCCCAGCAGACATGAGACCAACCAATGCATCAGCCGAATCGCGCCGTGCCTTCAATTCGTTGATCACTGGCTTGAAATGATCTTCCATAAACAACATTGTTGCGACAACAATATCAGCAGACAAAAT
Coding sequences:
- a CDS encoding DUF3479 domain-containing protein — protein: MGNAKVSDIAIPLKMVIVAMDTNMGGSASRAFQTLRRDYPGLSLILHGASEWSERPEKLERCRADILSADIVVATMLFMEDHFKPVINELKARRDSADALVGLMSAGEVMKMTRMGSFKMDGEPGGIAGLLKRLRGGSKEKATTAGAQQMKMLKRLPQILRFIPGTAQDVRAYFLALQYWLSGSDDNIVNLVRMIIDRYASGPRRVLRGRVKVIPPVDYPEVGVYHPRLAGRISTDPSKLPRLGRRGTIGLLGLRSYMLAGNSKHYDGVIEALEARGLD